One genomic window of Actinoalloteichus hoggarensis includes the following:
- a CDS encoding LysR family transcriptional regulator: METRLLRSFLAVVRTGGITTAAAELSFVQSTVTAHVQSLERLVGVPLFERLPGGTVPTDAGRRLAGHAADLLDREDRMLAEFGPEGHRPAGIVRLHAPESICAYCLPPVLRRLGRRHPDVRLSLVPATTKAALTAVLDRRADLALILEPSVATAGLDVVDLAPQRLSVVAPPDTALPRDRAPTVAELAAAGVLLLEDGCGYSDELAALLAAVDPATSPPRYGSVETVKRCVEAGLGVALLPALTVEAEAEQGRLVELTPPPMADRRLWLVRQTNRWASPAVEAVRTLLVAECGIDETAPS; encoded by the coding sequence ATGGAGACGCGACTGTTGCGCAGCTTCCTCGCCGTCGTCCGCACCGGAGGCATCACGACGGCGGCCGCCGAGCTGAGCTTCGTGCAGTCCACCGTCACCGCCCATGTGCAGTCGCTGGAACGACTCGTCGGCGTGCCGCTGTTCGAACGTCTCCCCGGCGGAACGGTGCCGACCGACGCGGGCCGCCGCCTCGCCGGACACGCCGCCGACCTCCTCGATCGCGAGGACCGGATGCTGGCCGAGTTCGGACCCGAGGGGCACCGACCCGCCGGGATCGTGCGGCTGCACGCGCCCGAGTCGATCTGCGCCTACTGTCTGCCGCCCGTGCTGCGGCGGCTCGGCAGGCGCCATCCGGACGTCCGGCTCTCGCTGGTGCCCGCGACCACCAAGGCCGCGTTGACGGCGGTCCTGGACCGCCGCGCCGACCTCGCCCTGATCCTGGAGCCCTCCGTGGCGACGGCGGGGCTCGACGTCGTCGACCTCGCGCCGCAGCGCCTCTCGGTGGTCGCGCCGCCGGACACCGCCCTGCCGCGGGACCGCGCGCCGACGGTCGCCGAACTCGCCGCGGCGGGCGTGCTGCTGCTGGAGGACGGCTGCGGATACAGCGACGAACTCGCCGCGCTGCTCGCCGCCGTCGACCCGGCCACCAGCCCACCCCGCTACGGCAGCGTCGAGACCGTGAAGCGGTGCGTGGAGGCGGGACTGGGGGTGGCCCTGCTGCCCGCCCTCACGGTCGAGGCCGAGGCCGAGCAGGGCAGGCTCGTCGAGCTGACACCGCCGCCGATGGCGGATCGGCGACTCTGGCTGGTGCGTCAGACGAACCGCTGGGCCTCCCCCGCCGTCGAGGCCGTACGCACCCTGCTCGTCGCGGAGTGCGGCATCGACGAGACCGCACCGAGCTGA
- a CDS encoding tryptophan-rich sensory protein — protein MSETSTTRPIDDPVPTAADTVRTVALLIAMLGQIVAGAVGGIGLWGERIGAVANSYPTALLPGGGAFTIWSLIYVATLALAVRAALPGQRGRRVHRRSGWWLVAAGVLNAGWVLVFGQRWIVFAEVVILALLGCLILAWIRIAETQARGWGDRLLLYLPVTLYTGWVTMATVVGAATTASALGLRLSEGLTASVAVAAVLVTVAVVVLVVINSVAIVGFVTSVIWALAWIALGTSIGLVAVAALLGIVVTLSAAVVRCRDRDAAGGRTRLGWG, from the coding sequence ATGAGCGAGACGAGCACGACGCGGCCGATCGACGACCCCGTGCCCACGGCGGCGGACACGGTGCGCACGGTGGCGCTGCTGATCGCGATGCTCGGCCAGATCGTGGCCGGGGCGGTCGGCGGCATCGGGCTGTGGGGCGAGCGGATCGGCGCGGTCGCGAACTCCTATCCCACCGCGCTGCTGCCGGGCGGCGGCGCCTTCACGATCTGGTCGCTGATCTACGTCGCGACCCTGGCCCTGGCCGTGCGGGCGGCGCTGCCGGGGCAACGCGGCAGGCGGGTGCACCGCCGGTCCGGCTGGTGGCTGGTGGCGGCGGGCGTGCTCAACGCGGGCTGGGTCCTCGTCTTCGGACAGCGCTGGATCGTGTTCGCCGAGGTCGTGATCCTCGCCCTGCTGGGTTGCCTGATCCTGGCGTGGATCCGGATCGCCGAGACGCAGGCGCGGGGCTGGGGCGACCGACTGCTGCTGTACCTCCCGGTCACCCTCTACACCGGCTGGGTGACGATGGCGACGGTGGTGGGGGCCGCCACCACGGCGTCGGCGCTGGGACTGCGGTTGTCCGAGGGGCTCACGGCGTCGGTGGCGGTGGCCGCCGTGCTGGTGACCGTCGCGGTCGTCGTGCTCGTGGTGATCAACTCCGTCGCGATCGTCGGCTTCGTGACCTCGGTGATCTGGGCGCTGGCCTGGATCGCGCTCGGCACGTCGATCGGGCTGGTCGCGGTGGCGGCGCTGCTCGGCATCGTGGTGACGCTGTCGGCGGCCGTCGTCCGATGCCGGGATCGCGACGCGGCCGGGGGACGCACGCGACTGGGCTGGGGCTGA
- a CDS encoding serine hydrolase domain-containing protein has product MTPRPSGTPVDAPRLDPASAGFDPARLRRIEDFLTAEVAAGRIPGAVVGIARGDGTVFSTAIGHRDPVRRVPLTTDSLFWIASMTKPLTTVAALTLVEQGRLDLDAEVAAYLPEFADRRVADLDVAAPSSGADVVAGIATRPARRQPTVRDLLRHTAGIPEGFLGDTPVHAAYAEAVGGGMTDLTGAEFAGRLAALPLLHEPGSRWHYGWGLDLTGFVIESITGMSLGAYLHESVLAPSGMRSTTFGVPAGQGERYAAAAPTDPLTGAPQELPDLTIARFDSGGAGLVGSAEDYLRFIRLLLGGGRLDGRRLLGRKTVEHMLADQLDEAADVGQLQQPGWSPGHRFGLGLAVRTSSGGAEGPGSIGEVSWPGAAGTTWWADPREDLGVVFFTHTLSEPVQVRCHRAIRNLVLAALN; this is encoded by the coding sequence ATGACACCGCGACCGAGCGGCACGCCCGTCGACGCTCCCCGGCTCGACCCGGCCTCGGCGGGCTTCGACCCTGCGCGGCTGCGACGAATCGAGGACTTCCTGACCGCCGAGGTGGCCGCGGGCCGGATTCCCGGCGCCGTCGTCGGTATCGCCCGCGGCGACGGGACGGTCTTCTCCACGGCGATCGGTCACCGCGACCCCGTCCGGCGCGTCCCTCTGACGACCGATTCGCTGTTCTGGATCGCCTCGATGACCAAGCCGCTCACCACGGTGGCCGCCCTGACCCTCGTCGAGCAGGGCAGGCTCGACCTGGACGCCGAGGTCGCGGCGTATCTGCCTGAATTCGCGGATCGGCGGGTCGCCGACCTCGACGTCGCCGCGCCGTCGAGCGGCGCCGACGTGGTCGCGGGGATCGCGACCCGCCCGGCCCGCCGACAGCCGACCGTGCGCGACCTGCTCCGCCACACCGCGGGAATCCCGGAGGGATTCCTCGGCGACACGCCGGTGCATGCGGCCTATGCCGAGGCGGTGGGCGGCGGGATGACGGACCTCACCGGAGCGGAGTTCGCCGGCCGGCTGGCCGCGCTGCCCCTGCTGCACGAGCCGGGGAGCCGGTGGCACTACGGATGGGGGCTCGACCTGACGGGCTTCGTCATCGAGTCGATCACCGGGATGTCGCTGGGTGCCTACCTGCACGAGAGCGTCCTGGCGCCGTCGGGGATGCGGTCGACGACCTTCGGCGTGCCCGCCGGGCAGGGCGAGCGCTATGCGGCGGCCGCGCCGACGGACCCGCTGACGGGAGCACCGCAGGAGCTTCCCGACCTGACGATCGCGCGCTTCGACTCCGGCGGCGCGGGCCTGGTCGGCTCCGCCGAGGACTACCTGCGGTTCATCCGGCTGCTGCTCGGCGGCGGCCGACTCGACGGACGACGGCTGCTGGGCCGCAAGACCGTCGAGCACATGCTCGCCGATCAGCTCGACGAGGCGGCCGACGTCGGGCAGCTCCAGCAGCCGGGATGGAGCCCGGGACACCGGTTCGGCCTGGGGCTGGCGGTACGGACCTCCTCGGGCGGCGCCGAGGGCCCCGGCTCGATCGGCGAGGTCAGCTGGCCGGGCGCGGCGGGCACCACCTGGTGGGCCGATCCTCGGGAGGATCTGGGCGTGGTCTTCTTCACCCACACCCTGTCGGAGCCGGTGCAGGTCCGGTGTCATCGGGCGATCAGGAACCTCGTCCTGGCCGCGCTGAACTGA
- a CDS encoding WGR domain-containing protein, which yields MSDYAAQADQVTYLELSEDGGGAHKFYEVRVVGTEVTITYGRIGDAGQVRSSSFATHEKALAAADRKLAEKRRKGYAPAVRGVRKRRAVTRREIVSTRSSASQAPVLWRFDSGAAAFGIYVDDDHAWVGNQSGDVYTLAHDGTVTGRFGLPDGVRCIVSDDFWIYAGCDDGRVYDLGGKIPHVAYEIADDVDIYWLDINDGVLGVSDARGGITTVDHEDEFQWRRKSLGGGGWMVRCDDDGVYHGHDQGVTRYGSRDGEQIWHTSTVGQVLFGWQEDSEVFAGTSRGWVHAIGKHDGAERARYRCDAAVFSCATSPDGRFVFAGDNHSSVYCFAADGTRLWKLGTGCGSAFSMQYHRERLYVVTTQGTLACIDAGESAVRDAEEGRLPTAADVKATGWERVTPTARIETVTVSQAGSSSGVEVECVQENGRTRIRVTSPGFDPTWRVQFPKHIRVPGARYLVTEVLPSERGGFYRARGEIRRLL from the coding sequence GGGCGGCGCGCACAAGTTCTACGAGGTCCGAGTCGTGGGCACCGAGGTGACGATCACCTACGGACGCATCGGCGACGCGGGCCAGGTCCGGTCCAGCTCCTTCGCCACCCACGAGAAGGCGCTCGCCGCTGCGGACCGCAAGCTGGCCGAGAAGCGGCGGAAGGGCTACGCCCCCGCCGTGCGCGGCGTCCGCAAGCGGCGCGCGGTCACCCGGCGCGAGATCGTCAGCACCCGATCGTCGGCCAGTCAGGCCCCGGTGCTGTGGCGGTTCGACTCCGGGGCGGCGGCCTTCGGCATCTACGTCGACGACGATCACGCCTGGGTGGGCAACCAGTCCGGCGACGTCTACACCCTCGCCCACGACGGCACCGTGACCGGCCGGTTCGGGCTGCCGGACGGCGTGAGGTGCATCGTCTCCGACGACTTCTGGATCTACGCGGGCTGCGACGACGGCCGTGTCTACGACCTCGGCGGGAAGATCCCGCACGTCGCCTACGAGATCGCCGACGATGTCGACATCTACTGGCTCGACATCAACGACGGCGTGCTCGGCGTGTCCGACGCGCGCGGCGGGATCACCACCGTCGACCACGAGGACGAGTTCCAGTGGCGCCGCAAGAGCCTCGGCGGCGGCGGCTGGATGGTCCGGTGCGACGACGACGGCGTCTACCACGGTCATGACCAGGGCGTCACCCGCTACGGATCACGCGACGGCGAGCAGATCTGGCACACCTCGACGGTCGGCCAGGTGCTGTTCGGCTGGCAGGAGGACAGCGAGGTGTTCGCGGGCACCTCCCGAGGCTGGGTGCACGCCATCGGCAAGCACGACGGCGCCGAGCGGGCCCGCTACCGCTGCGACGCCGCCGTCTTCTCCTGTGCGACCTCGCCGGACGGCCGTTTCGTCTTCGCGGGCGACAATCACTCCTCCGTCTACTGTTTCGCCGCCGACGGCACTCGGCTGTGGAAGCTGGGCACCGGCTGCGGGTCGGCGTTCTCCATGCAGTACCACCGGGAGCGGCTCTACGTCGTCACCACCCAAGGCACGCTGGCCTGCATCGACGCCGGTGAGAGCGCCGTGCGCGACGCCGAGGAGGGCCGCCTGCCGACGGCCGCCGACGTCAAGGCCACCGGCTGGGAACGGGTCACCCCGACAGCGCGGATCGAGACGGTGACCGTGTCCCAGGCAGGCAGCTCGAGCGGTGTCGAGGTCGAATGCGTGCAGGAGAACGGGCGCACCCGCATCCGGGTGACCTCGCCCGGCTTCGATCCGACGTGGCGGGTGCAGTTCCCCAAGCACATCCGTGTTCCCGGCGCCCGTTACCTGGTCACCGAGGTGCTGCCCTCGGAGCGCGGCGGCTTCTACCGCGCCAGGGGCGAGATCCGGCGGCTGCTCTGA
- a CDS encoding cytochrome P450: MSKNAGGAGPAIGYRPGDALYAMHRRFGPLMRAGLGRRGFVYLMGPAANSFVFANAELFRTREAFEVLVPVSGESALLLSDGDEHRRRRRLVAPALHHRQIDGYLAIMTAQADATLDAWRPGRTVDVYQEFRAAIRRTTIESLFGRRLAADADFFGRHLQSLLSLMNDLPTVLEFRRRFDTAAWRRAVRDRAVVDERVYAEIARTRRGEIDDDDNVLAALVNGRDDDGDALSDREIRDQAASLIVAGYETTSGVFGWAVHAMLTVPGVWERAAEEVRSVLADRVATRDDLRRLTYLNGVVQETLRLWPPAVISARKIVRDFEFAGRTVPAGPMMIFSPYVTHRLPEVWADPLSFRPQRWDPAEPGYRKPGPHEFLPFGGGAHRCLGSTMATTELTVMLARLLARTTLRPVAGRVRPVSFAALRPRDGIAVEVVARD; the protein is encoded by the coding sequence ATGTCGAAGAACGCGGGTGGCGCCGGGCCGGCGATCGGCTATCGACCGGGGGACGCGCTGTACGCCATGCACCGGCGCTTCGGGCCGCTGATGCGGGCGGGCCTCGGACGTCGGGGTTTCGTGTATCTGATGGGGCCTGCGGCGAACTCCTTCGTCTTCGCCAACGCGGAGCTGTTCCGCACCCGGGAGGCGTTCGAAGTCCTCGTGCCCGTCAGCGGCGAGAGCGCGCTGCTGCTCAGCGACGGCGACGAGCACCGCCGCCGTCGCAGGCTGGTGGCCCCCGCGCTGCACCACCGGCAGATCGACGGCTACCTGGCGATCATGACGGCGCAGGCCGACGCGACGCTGGACGCCTGGCGGCCCGGTCGGACCGTGGACGTCTACCAGGAGTTCCGCGCGGCGATCCGACGGACCACGATCGAGTCGTTGTTCGGGCGCAGGCTGGCCGCCGATGCCGACTTCTTCGGCCGACACCTCCAGTCGCTGCTGTCTCTCATGAACGACCTGCCGACCGTCCTCGAGTTCCGCAGGCGGTTCGACACGGCGGCCTGGCGGCGGGCGGTTCGTGATCGAGCGGTGGTCGACGAGCGCGTCTACGCCGAGATCGCCCGTACCCGACGCGGTGAGATCGACGACGACGACAACGTACTGGCCGCACTCGTCAACGGCCGGGACGACGACGGCGACGCCCTGAGCGACCGGGAGATCCGCGATCAGGCGGCCTCGCTGATCGTGGCGGGCTACGAGACCACCAGCGGCGTGTTCGGCTGGGCGGTGCACGCCATGCTGACCGTGCCCGGTGTCTGGGAACGGGCCGCCGAGGAGGTGCGCTCCGTGCTCGCCGACCGCGTCGCCACCCGCGACGACCTGCGACGACTGACCTACCTCAACGGCGTGGTGCAGGAGACGCTGCGCTTGTGGCCGCCCGCCGTCATCTCGGCCCGCAAGATCGTCCGGGACTTCGAGTTCGCGGGGCGCACGGTGCCCGCGGGTCCGATGATGATCTTCAGTCCGTATGTGACGCACCGGCTCCCCGAGGTGTGGGCCGATCCGCTGAGCTTCCGTCCGCAGCGCTGGGACCCCGCCGAGCCGGGATACCGCAAGCCCGGACCGCACGAGTTCCTGCCGTTCGGCGGCGGCGCGCACCGCTGCCTCGGCTCCACCATGGCGACCACCGAGTTGACGGTCATGCTCGCTCGGCTGCTGGCCAGGACGACGCTGCGCCCCGTCGCGGGCCGGGTGCGTCCTGTCAGCTTCGCGGCCCTGCGGCCCAGGGACGGCATCGCGGTCGAAGTGGTCGCCAGAGACTGA
- a CDS encoding TetR/AcrR family transcriptional regulator — MTIPASKKRPRRQRAADAAIEVIAEDGLRGLTHRAVDAKAGLPPGSTSSCFRTRLALLSGVLDRLVELDEAWADQIPSTGWSVATAEDLARIVDVYTDLLAHWLGPARSRTLARMELYLDAMRRSELAPELEAASRRFVVRAAAGMREVGVAEPEEAARVLLAGLDGILYSALARPFLGGAERAGLRRSVEVMLRGFVP; from the coding sequence GTGACGATCCCTGCGAGCAAGAAGCGACCACGACGACAGCGGGCCGCCGACGCGGCGATCGAGGTGATCGCCGAAGACGGGCTTCGCGGATTGACGCACCGGGCGGTCGACGCCAAGGCCGGGCTGCCTCCCGGCAGCACCAGCAGCTGCTTCCGCACCCGACTCGCCCTGCTGTCCGGCGTCCTGGACCGCCTGGTCGAACTGGACGAGGCCTGGGCCGACCAGATCCCGTCCACCGGGTGGAGCGTCGCCACGGCCGAGGATCTGGCCCGCATCGTCGACGTCTACACCGACCTGCTCGCGCACTGGCTCGGCCCGGCGCGGTCCCGCACCCTCGCCAGGATGGAGCTGTATCTGGACGCTATGCGGCGCAGCGAACTCGCGCCGGAGCTGGAGGCGGCCAGCCGCCGCTTCGTCGTCCGCGCCGCCGCGGGCATGCGAGAGGTCGGAGTCGCCGAGCCGGAGGAGGCGGCACGCGTGCTGCTCGCGGGCCTGGACGGAATCCTGTACTCGGCGCTGGCGCGGCCGTTCCTGGGCGGCGCGGAACGGGCCGGACTGCGCCGCTCGGTGGAGGTGATGCTTCGCGGGTTCGTGCCCTGA
- a CDS encoding SDR family NAD(P)-dependent oxidoreductase, translating into MSLEDKVAAVYGGGGAIGGAVARAFARHGARVFLAGRSGEPMERVVAEIEAAGAVAESTVLDALDEAAVDAFVDDVAGKAGRIDVSFNLIGLGDVQQPLTEISVDDFLTPITTAMRSHFLTTRAAARHMIPQGSGVVLAFGGSGPQTMPGLGGFKIALDALEGLRRQWACELGGHGIRVVTLTTGGVPESIPADFATRQQITEGIARSGLLGRAATLSDVGEVAAFVASDAARTITSAAVNMSCGAIVD; encoded by the coding sequence ATGTCGTTGGAGGACAAGGTCGCCGCGGTCTACGGCGGCGGGGGCGCGATCGGCGGCGCGGTGGCCCGCGCGTTCGCGCGGCACGGGGCCAGGGTGTTCCTGGCGGGTCGATCCGGCGAGCCGATGGAGCGGGTGGTCGCCGAGATCGAGGCGGCGGGCGCCGTGGCCGAGTCGACCGTCCTGGACGCGCTCGACGAGGCCGCGGTCGACGCCTTCGTCGACGACGTGGCCGGCAAGGCCGGTCGGATCGACGTGTCCTTCAACCTCATCGGACTGGGCGACGTCCAGCAGCCGCTGACCGAGATCTCGGTGGACGACTTCCTCACCCCGATCACCACCGCGATGCGCTCTCACTTCCTCACCACCAGGGCCGCCGCGCGCCACATGATCCCGCAGGGCTCCGGTGTCGTCCTGGCCTTCGGCGGCTCCGGGCCGCAGACCATGCCCGGCCTCGGCGGTTTCAAGATCGCTCTGGACGCCCTGGAGGGGCTTCGCCGACAGTGGGCCTGCGAACTCGGCGGACACGGCATTCGCGTCGTCACCCTGACCACGGGCGGCGTGCCCGAGTCGATCCCCGCCGACTTCGCGACCCGGCAGCAGATCACCGAGGGCATCGCGCGGTCCGGGCTGCTCGGCCGGGCCGCGACGCTGTCCGACGTCGGCGAGGTCGCCGCCTTCGTCGCCTCCGACGCGGCCAGGACCATCACGTCGGCCGCGGTCAACATGTCCTGCGGGGCGATCGTGGACTGA